GACTATTTGGTGGAACCGAATATGGCCGAAATCAACGGCCTCGCCAAGATTCAAAAGGGCAGGCTGGCAATCCCCGGACTGCTGGCCACCTGTGAAAAAATCATTGTCGCAAGAGGAGGCATTTAGCATGGCAAACGAGCTTATCAAGTACGAGGGCGACCAGCTGGAATTAATAAAGCGCACGGTCGCTAGAGGGCTGACCGATGACGAATTCCAGCTGGCAATCGCTATATCGGAGCGAACCGGACTGGATTTGCTGTCAAGGCAACTTTACGCGATCAAGCGCAAAGACCACAAGACGGGCAAGGAAACGATGACGATGCAGACCGGCATTGACGGCTACCGGAGCATCGCAGATCGTCAATCGGATTACGCCGGTTCCGACGACCCCACCTACGACGAGGGGCTGACCCAGTACGAGATGATAAGGGCCGGCCGAGCGGTTCCTACAACCGCCACCGTGACCGTGTACAAACTGGTCGGCGGTATTCGCTGTCCCTTTACGGCTACTGCGACCTGGGCTAGCTATTATCCGGGCGACTCCCAGGGCTTCATGTGGCGGAAATTTCCGTTCCTGATGCTGGCCAAATGCGCCGAGGCATTGGCGCTCCGCAAGGGCTGGGCGGCTCATATGCACGGCGTTTACGTGCAGGAAGAAATGGAGCAGGCGTATCAATCAGAGGCCGAGGAAGCGACCACCCCGCCGAGGGTATATCAACGCAAGGCATCGCAGGCTGAACTAAAGGCGGGTGCGGCCGCAACCGAAACGAAGCGGCGGACGATTGCCCATAACGCAGTAGAGCCGCCGGTCGAGCCGGAGGCCGACGAAGGGGAATTCGAGGACGTGCCGCCCCTTGGGGCAAATCCGATTAATCCGACCGGCGATGACGATGAACTTGAACCCGCAATCGAGGGCTTTGCCGATAAGCGCGATGAACTCGTGTATTACTGTGGCGAAATCGAGCGCGCCTGCGGATTCAAGGACGGTGATGTTTTGTTCGCTCTTTCGTCGTTCGAGGG
This DNA window, taken from bacterium, encodes the following:
- the bet gene encoding phage recombination protein Bet; protein product: MANELIKYEGDQLELIKRTVARGLTDDEFQLAIAISERTGLDLLSRQLYAIKRKDHKTGKETMTMQTGIDGYRSIADRQSDYAGSDDPTYDEGLTQYEMIRAGRAVPTTATVTVYKLVGGIRCPFTATATWASYYPGDSQGFMWRKFPFLMLAKCAEALALRKGWAAHMHGVYVQEEMEQAYQSEAEEATTPPRVYQRKASQAELKAGAAATETKRRTIAHNAVEPPVEPEADEGEFEDVPPLGANPINPTGDDDELEPAIEGFADKRDELVYYCGEIERACGFKDGDVLFALSSFEGRDGKTIWMRDPYKPGLKESWIDMTLHKAHQVFDALKDAIDPVAAYHQALRAMKK